The sequence CGTTCAGCAGCGAGATCTGAAGCAATGGGAGCGGCGCTGGACCGCGCTGGACACGAAGGGATCGGGGCATCGACCAGCGCCACCGCGTACGGTTCCGCAGGCGCAGCCGGTCGGGGTAGGGATGATGGGCGGGTGGGACGGCGCGGGAGACGTGGTGCTCTCGCCGGAGGTATCAGCGGAGTTCGCGACGTGGGCGGCTAACCACCCTCACCTTGATGGACTCGCCGACGTCGTCGCACGCGCTGGCGCGCAGGGCTTCCCCCGGCAGGCGTCGAGCCTTACCGGGGAACTTGTTGCCCGCGCCTCTACAGCTCTGGGTCCAGGGCATCCGGCGACGCTGGCGGCTCGCCACGCTCACAGTTACTGGGTGGGGCAAGCCGGCGATATCCGAAGTGCTTTGGAGACGGTCAGTGCCCTCTACGAGGATTGTGTTCAGTATCTGGGACCAGTGCATGATCTGACTCTGCTGGCCCGTCTGCGTCAGGCAGCTTGGCTGCATCACAACGGTCTGGGGCAAGAGAGTCGGCGTGCGTATGCCGAGCTTGCTCGTCTCAGTCCTGCGCCATCCGATGGACGGTTCGTTCTCCTTTCCCGGCTCGGTCGGGCGCAGGCGCTCGCCGCGACCGGTCAGCATGAGGAAGCACGCGACCAGCTTGCAGAGCTCCTTGATCCCGTCGGCTATACCTTCGGCTCCCATCATCCCGTCACTTTGCAGGCCCGCAGCGCTCATGCCGATGCCACTGGCCGCGCAGGCCAACCGAGCGCTGCATACGTGCTACTTGCTGATCTGGTTCGCGCTGCGACGCAGCACTTCGACTCTGTGCATCCCGAGGTTCTGCGGCTGCGCAGCGGCCAAGTTTTCTGGAGCTGGCGAGTTGAACCGCTGAAGGAGGCCCTACGTCAAGCTCGTGCACTCAACAGGGACTGCACCCGCCAGCTGGGGGAGAACCATCCCGACACTCTCACCGCCCGGTATCTGCTGGGCAAAGTCCTCTATGACACCGACCGCAGCGAAGCACGGTCGTTGATGGCTACCGTCCACGTAGGCCGTGAGCGCATCTTAGGCTGCGACCACCCCGACACCCTGCGCGCCCGCAACGTCCTGGCCGCAGTCATCCACAGCACAGAGGGCCCAGCTGCAGCCCTTCCTGTCTTCCGCGACATCCTCGCCGCACAACAACGCGTCCTCGGCCCCGACCACCCCGACACCCTGCTCATCCGAGCCAACCTCGCCCTAACGCTCCATGACGCAGAGGGGGCGGCCGCAGCCCTCCCTCTCTACCGCGACATCCTCGCCGCACAACAACGCGTCCTCGGCCCCGACCACCCCGACACCCTGCGCACTCGCAGCAACCTCGCTATTGCCATCGACAACACCGAGGGGGCGGCCGCAGCCCTCCCTCTCTACCGCGACATCCTCGCCGCACGAGAACGCGTCCTCGGCCCCGACCACCCCGACACCCTGCGCACTCGCATCCACCTCGCTGGCGCCATCGACAACACCGAGGGGGCGGCCGCAGCCCTCCCTCTCTACCGCGACATCCTCGCCGCACGAGAACGCGTCCTCGGCCCCGACCACCCCGACACCCTGCGCACTCGCAACAACCTCGCTGGCGCCATCGACAACACCGAGGGGGCGGCCGCAGCCCTCCCTCTCTACCGCGACATCCTCGCCGCACAACAACGCGTCCTCGGCCCCGACCACCCCGACACCCTGCTCACTCGCAACAACCTCGCTGGCGCCATCGACAACACCGAGGGGGCGGCCGCAGCCCTCCCCGTCTACCGCGAGACCCTCACCGCACAACAACGCGTCCTCGGCCCCGACCACCCCGACACCCTGCTCACTCGCAACAACCTCGCTGGCGCCATCTATCACACCGAGGGGGCGGCCGCAGCCCTCCCCGTCTACCGCGAGACCCTCACCGCACAACAACGCGTCCTCGGCCCCGACCACCCCGACACCCTGCGCACTCGCAGCAACCTCGCTGGCGCCATCTATCACACCGAGGGGGCGGCCGCAGCCCTCCCTCTCTACCGCGAGACCCTCACCGCACAACAACGCGTCCTCGGCCCCGACCACCCCGACACCCTGCGCACTCGCAACAACCTCGCTATTGCCATCGACAACACCGAGGGTGCGGCCGCAGCTCTCCCTGTCTTCCGCGACATCCTCGCCGCACGAGAACGCGTCCTCGGCCCCGACCACCCCGACACCCTGCGCACTCGCAACAACCTCGCTGGCGCCATCTATCACACAGAGGGTGCGGCCGCAGCTCTCCCTGTCTTCCGCGACATCCTCGCCGCACGAGAACGCGTCCTCGGCCCCGACCACCCCGACACCCTGCGCACTCGCAACAACCTCGCTATCGCTACTCAATCAGTGGAGAGCTAGGACCTCGATCCTTACGGGCAGGGAGAGTGCCCGGGCAGGCTGTGCCATCTCATGACATCGATTTAGGCGGTTGCTCCGCTACCCAGCGGAACGCCCCGGACCGGTCAGTCGGCGGCGGGACGGGCGAATGACCTGAGGTGCTACGCATGCGCAGGTGCCCGCGCAGGATCCCATGAGAGCAACCAACAGCTGGCTTGTCCGCCCCGCGTCGCGCGCGGCCTCGCCGTCGCGCGCGAGCAACACCGGCGGCGCCTGATCCCCTCGCCCGCCGCCCGGGGCCTGTCCCACCCACCCACTTCTCTTTTTCTTCCTGCTGTGGGGCGTGGACTCGGGGGCGTAGAGGGGATGTCGGCCTCCCGACCATGGCCGGGCAGGTGTGGTGAGCTGCAGTTTCGCGGTCATGCGTGCCAGGGGGTGCGGACGGTTGTCGGCCGGGGTGTCGGCGGGGATATCGGCCTGGTCCACGGAGGCGTTGTCGCATCGTGACCGTGGTCGGGCCTTCGTGGTCGGGTTTCTGGTCGGGGCCGGCTGCTGGCCTGTCCGGTACGCGCGGCGTCAGAACGGCGTTGTACCGGACAGGAAGCGGGCGAATCCGTGATGACGAACGTGAACGTGGATGTG comes from Streptomyces aurantiacus and encodes:
- a CDS encoding tetratricopeptide repeat protein; amino-acid sequence: MATVHVGRERILGCDHPDTLRARNVLAAVIHSTEGPAAALPVFRDILAAQQRVLGPDHPDTLLIRANLALTLHDAEGAAAALPLYRDILAAQQRVLGPDHPDTLRTRSNLAIAIDNTEGAAAALPLYRDILAARERVLGPDHPDTLRTRIHLAGAIDNTEGAAAALPLYRDILAARERVLGPDHPDTLRTRNNLAGAIDNTEGAAAALPLYRDILAAQQRVLGPDHPDTLLTRNNLAGAIDNTEGAAAALPVYRETLTAQQRVLGPDHPDTLLTRNNLAGAIYHTEGAAAALPVYRETLTAQQRVLGPDHPDTLRTRSNLAGAIYHTEGAAAALPLYRETLTAQQRVLGPDHPDTLRTRNNLAIAIDNTEGAAAALPVFRDILAARERVLGPDHPDTLRTRNNLAGAIYHTEGAAAALPVFRDILAARERVLGPDHPDTLRTRNNLAIATQSVES